A stretch of the Kroppenstedtia eburnea genome encodes the following:
- a CDS encoding spore coat protein CotJB — protein MAMGGPRWTDEQKKAYHKLMKEIQTVDFVLVELNLYLDTHPDDQQAVQQYNEFVQRSAALKNRFQSMFGPLYGFGNSYATCPWSWKEAPWPWQV, from the coding sequence ATGGCGATGGGAGGACCCCGGTGGACGGATGAGCAGAAAAAAGCGTATCACAAACTGATGAAGGAGATTCAGACTGTGGACTTCGTGCTGGTGGAATTGAACCTGTATTTGGATACTCATCCCGATGATCAGCAGGCTGTACAGCAGTACAACGAATTCGTCCAGCGGAGTGCCGCTCTGAAAAACCGGTTCCAGTCCATGTTTGGACCTTTGTATGGTTTCGGAAACAGTTATGCCACCTGTCCATGGTCCTGGAAAGAGGCTCCCTGGCCCTGGCAGGTTTAG
- a CDS encoding glycoside hydrolase family 28 protein, translating to MNRILTGLLLFLLLCGTIIQFPATTQAENDSGWDQVPEILKQIVKPTFPDRDFLVTDYGAKPDGKTDATQAFKEAIEAAHDAGGGRVVVPAGTYTTGAIHLKSNVNLHITKDATIKFSQDPKKYLPLVRTRWEGVELYNYSPLIYAYDQENIAISGEGTLDGQADHEHWWPWKGKKEFGWKEGQPHQAAGRDLLFEMAEKNVPVEERRFGEGYYLRPNFIQPVKSKNVLIEGVHIVDSPMWNIHPVLSENIIIDHVTVTGHGPNNDGIDPESSKNVWIKNSYFDNGDDCIAIKSGRNADGRRVNVPAENIIIQGNEMKDGHGGVVIGSEISGSVRNVYAENNRMDSPNLDRVLRIKTNSIRGGVVENIFLRDNDVANVGGEVVRVNMYYEEGDAGPYTPIVRNIEVKNLHSNGGNYGVWVRAYDRSPVQNLRIIDSSFNHVKTPMLIENVENMVLSNFHINGANYDNDPPTTTAEISGDTLSDGTFLNRAEVKLTAADRDGIEKIEYRSGDDSWRIYTHPIVIDQPGEMRVQYRAVDKTGNREPVQTASIKVIQTNMENLKMYVAKAEINPEGIRKALLTRIEEAERDFNKGDRQRGNKRLEQVKQYIEKQPEHHISKETKKDLVKVINHLMAD from the coding sequence ATGAACAGGATTCTAACGGGGTTGCTCTTATTTTTGTTGTTGTGTGGAACCATCATCCAGTTCCCTGCCACAACCCAGGCGGAGAATGATTCCGGGTGGGATCAGGTGCCGGAGATCCTGAAGCAGATCGTGAAGCCGACTTTTCCGGACCGGGACTTTTTGGTAACGGATTATGGGGCCAAGCCCGATGGGAAAACGGATGCGACACAAGCTTTTAAAGAGGCGATCGAGGCCGCCCATGACGCCGGCGGAGGTCGGGTGGTTGTGCCGGCAGGGACCTATACGACAGGCGCGATCCACTTGAAAAGCAATGTCAACCTGCATATCACCAAAGATGCGACAATCAAATTCAGCCAGGATCCCAAGAAGTATCTCCCGCTGGTCCGCACCCGATGGGAAGGTGTGGAGCTGTATAATTACTCCCCGTTGATTTATGCCTATGACCAGGAAAATATCGCGATCTCCGGCGAAGGAACACTGGACGGCCAAGCGGATCACGAACATTGGTGGCCGTGGAAAGGGAAAAAAGAGTTCGGGTGGAAAGAAGGGCAACCCCATCAAGCAGCCGGCAGGGATTTGCTTTTCGAAATGGCGGAAAAAAATGTTCCTGTAGAGGAGAGGCGATTTGGTGAAGGGTATTACCTGCGGCCCAATTTCATCCAACCGGTTAAAAGCAAGAATGTTTTGATCGAAGGGGTTCATATCGTCGACTCCCCCATGTGGAACATCCATCCGGTACTCTCCGAGAATATCATTATCGATCATGTCACAGTGACAGGACATGGTCCCAATAACGACGGCATCGATCCGGAATCGAGCAAAAATGTGTGGATCAAAAATTCCTACTTTGATAACGGAGATGATTGCATCGCGATCAAGTCCGGCCGCAATGCCGACGGCAGACGGGTCAATGTACCTGCCGAAAATATCATTATTCAGGGGAACGAAATGAAGGATGGTCATGGTGGGGTCGTGATCGGGAGTGAAATCTCCGGCAGTGTCCGTAATGTGTATGCGGAAAATAACCGGATGGACAGTCCCAATCTGGACCGCGTCCTCCGTATCAAAACCAATTCGATCCGCGGAGGAGTCGTTGAAAATATCTTTTTGCGGGACAACGATGTGGCCAATGTCGGAGGGGAGGTGGTTCGGGTCAACATGTACTATGAAGAAGGGGATGCCGGGCCGTACACCCCGATCGTCCGCAACATCGAGGTGAAGAATCTTCACAGCAACGGCGGAAATTACGGCGTTTGGGTCAGAGCTTATGACCGTTCCCCGGTGCAAAACCTTCGAATCATCGATTCCAGCTTCAACCATGTGAAAACACCGATGCTGATTGAAAATGTGGAAAACATGGTGTTATCCAATTTTCACATCAACGGTGCCAACTACGACAATGATCCTCCGACAACCACGGCCGAAATCAGCGGTGACACCCTGTCAGACGGAACTTTTTTGAACCGGGCGGAAGTAAAGCTCACCGCTGCTGACCGGGATGGAATCGAAAAAATCGAGTATCGGAGCGGAGACGATTCCTGGAGAATTTACACCCACCCGATCGTCATCGATCAGCCGGGAGAAATGAGGGTTCAATATCGGGCCGTCGACAAGACCGGCAACAGAGAACCGGTTCAAACTGCTTCCATCAAGGTTATACAGACAAACATGGAAAATCTGAAAATGTACGTCGCCAAAGCGGAGATCAATCCGGAGGGGATCAGAAAAGCTCTGTTGACCCGGATTGAGGAAGCGGAACGCGATTTTAACAAAGGGGATCGTCAACGCGGAAATAAAAGATTGGAACAGGTGAAGCAGTATATCGAGAAACAGCCGGAACATCACATTTCAAAAGAGACAAAGAAGGACTTGGTAAAGGTGATCAATCATCTGATGGCGGATTAG
- a CDS encoding spore coat associated protein CotJA produces the protein MFTYRKAYRPYISPWDPCPPLLIKTYETPPQLYMGFQPMGLPQFDPREALRRGTLWPALFAPYTNPYKGVKGGVYGDGRTPVDG, from the coding sequence TTGTTCACCTACAGGAAGGCCTACCGACCTTACATCAGCCCTTGGGACCCTTGCCCGCCGCTTCTGATCAAAACATACGAAACTCCTCCACAGCTGTACATGGGGTTTCAGCCCATGGGCCTGCCCCAGTTTGATCCCAGGGAGGCTCTGCGACGGGGGACATTGTGGCCGGCATTGTTCGCCCCATACACCAACCCGTACAAAGGAGTCAAAGGAGGTGTCTATGGCGATGGGAGGACCCCGGTGGACGGATGA
- a CDS encoding tripartite tricarboxylate transporter substrate binding protein translates to MKRSFWKRMALLLTGALLLTACEASLSADRADFPERQITYMIPFEAGGQSDVEARRQHPLLEKELGQPVVITYKPGGGGSVGWTELVRQQADGYYLAGINVPHIILQPLANPDTGYQTEQIQPVVLFQRTPIGLAVPKESEIKSIEDLVQKAKKNPGKLTVAGSGTYSGHHLAFRQLEKFAGIRMKYVPFTGATTQVQAFLGGNTDVILANSSDLVKYKEQLQILAIGSDQRTELFPDAPTFKEAGYEMSPVIDRGVGVPAGTPAPVVRRLEEVFLRIARNDKIKEQMIKDGFEPLEMGAAETEKYIQRKTVELTPVIEEMK, encoded by the coding sequence ATGAAGAGATCCTTTTGGAAGCGGATGGCCCTGCTGTTGACGGGCGCGTTGCTGTTGACTGCTTGTGAGGCATCTTTATCAGCAGACCGTGCCGATTTTCCGGAACGGCAGATCACCTATATGATCCCTTTTGAGGCCGGGGGTCAGTCGGACGTGGAGGCCAGGAGGCAACACCCGCTCCTGGAAAAAGAGCTGGGCCAACCCGTCGTCATCACGTATAAACCTGGCGGGGGAGGCTCCGTGGGCTGGACGGAATTGGTCCGCCAACAAGCGGATGGCTATTATCTGGCCGGGATCAATGTTCCCCATATCATTCTTCAGCCCCTGGCCAATCCGGATACCGGGTACCAAACGGAGCAGATTCAGCCGGTGGTCCTGTTTCAGAGAACGCCGATCGGATTGGCTGTCCCAAAGGAGAGCGAGATCAAGTCCATCGAAGATTTGGTGCAAAAAGCAAAAAAGAACCCCGGTAAACTGACGGTCGCCGGCTCAGGTACTTACTCGGGGCATCATCTCGCTTTCAGACAGCTGGAGAAGTTTGCCGGCATCCGGATGAAATATGTCCCTTTCACCGGTGCAACGACCCAAGTTCAGGCATTTCTCGGAGGGAATACCGATGTCATCCTGGCCAATTCCAGCGATTTGGTGAAATACAAGGAGCAGCTGCAGATCCTGGCGATTGGAAGTGATCAACGCACAGAACTGTTCCCCGATGCTCCCACCTTCAAAGAAGCGGGCTATGAGATGTCCCCTGTCATCGATCGCGGGGTGGGAGTGCCTGCGGGTACACCGGCCCCTGTGGTCCGACGTTTGGAAGAGGTGTTTCTCCGGATTGCCCGCAATGACAAAATCAAGGAGCAGATGATCAAGGATGGGTTTGAACCGCTGGAGATGGGGGCGGCCGAAACCGAAAAGTATATCCAGCGGAAGACTGTGGAGCTGACACCGGTGATTGAGGAGATGAAGTGA
- a CDS encoding manganese catalase family protein — protein MWVYEKKLQYPVRVSKCDPRMAKFLIEQYGGADGELAAALRYLNQRYTLPDQVIGIVNDIGTEELAHLEMIATMVYKLTKDATAEEMKEAGLGAHYADHDKALFFHNAAGAPFTATYFQAKGDPIADLYEDIAAEEKARSTYQWLINMTDDPDLKDGLQFLREREVVHSQRFREAVEILKEERGAKKIF, from the coding sequence TTGTGGGTTTATGAGAAAAAACTGCAGTATCCGGTGCGGGTCAGTAAATGCGATCCCCGGATGGCCAAATTTCTGATCGAGCAATACGGCGGAGCCGACGGGGAACTGGCGGCAGCCCTCCGCTATCTGAACCAACGCTACACCCTGCCTGATCAGGTGATCGGAATCGTCAATGATATCGGTACGGAAGAGCTGGCCCACCTGGAGATGATCGCCACCATGGTCTACAAATTGACCAAGGACGCCACCGCGGAAGAAATGAAGGAGGCGGGCCTCGGTGCCCACTATGCGGACCACGACAAGGCCTTGTTCTTCCACAATGCGGCGGGGGCCCCCTTCACTGCCACCTATTTTCAGGCCAAGGGGGATCCCATCGCGGACCTGTACGAGGATATCGCGGCGGAGGAGAAAGCCCGTTCCACCTACCAATGGCTGATCAACATGACAGATGACCCCGATCTGAAGGACGGCCTCCAATTCCTGCGGGAGCGGGAAGTGGTCCACTCCCAACGGTTCCGGGAAGCGGTGGAGATTCTCAAGGAGGAGCGGGGGGCAAAGAAGATATTCTGA
- a CDS encoding tripartite tricarboxylate transporter permease: MGIPMAESLLSGWMDPVNWLLMLVGVAGGILVGALPGLTATMALALMLPFTFSMGPEAALILLGAIYIGAIYGGSISAILINTPGTPSSIATTFDGFPMTQKGQAEQALVTAAFSSGVGGVLGGISLLFLSPLLADLALNFGPPEFFWVAVFGLTVIATLSSHSLIKGLTGGAFGLLLSTVGIAPIGGDSRFTFGFSPLQGGLDLVVVLIGLFCIPEVIAIMGRRGLQDQPSYQPVKGVAAHVIKRLIRRPLLFLRSSVIGIVTGVIPGAGGNVASLLAYDATVRFDKNKEEYGRGKIEGVAASETGNNAEVGGSLVPLLSLGIPGAAPAAVLMGALLIQGITPGPDLYKNYPDLVHTFVGAFIAANVVMFVMAFYGARYVARLLNLPSHTLVPLIVMLTVIGSYAIRNNLLDVAMMVGFGIVGYLLKKVGFEPGPIVLGLILGSIAETGLAQSMLIGQAKGGIWMVFLSRPITLALIGLCLISLGSSWWMLRSGRRERREKKGDGGRLGGDLWASLGFILVAVIALGHLPGLNKMSAVFPGTVGVILLCLGVVCLVQSLFGRWKPAEKGAVPASSVVVLSLGMAGYVLLIPWLGFLAATLLFAGMVTWFLSRRERSFRGVVVSLLIGLLLYSVFRWIFMVPFPEGWLL; this comes from the coding sequence ATGGGTATCCCAATGGCGGAAAGTCTGCTTTCCGGATGGATGGATCCGGTGAACTGGTTGTTGATGCTTGTCGGAGTTGCCGGGGGGATTCTCGTGGGTGCCCTCCCGGGGCTGACGGCGACCATGGCCTTGGCCCTCATGCTGCCCTTTACCTTTTCCATGGGACCGGAGGCAGCGTTGATTCTGCTGGGTGCGATCTATATCGGAGCGATCTACGGCGGCTCCATTTCCGCCATTCTGATCAACACGCCGGGCACCCCTTCTTCCATCGCCACCACTTTTGACGGTTTTCCCATGACGCAAAAAGGGCAGGCGGAGCAAGCCTTGGTGACCGCGGCTTTCAGCTCAGGGGTCGGGGGCGTGTTGGGGGGGATCTCCCTCCTCTTCTTGTCTCCGTTATTGGCCGATCTGGCTTTGAATTTCGGACCGCCGGAGTTTTTTTGGGTGGCTGTCTTCGGTCTCACCGTGATTGCCACCCTTTCCTCCCACTCCCTGATCAAGGGATTGACCGGTGGAGCCTTCGGCCTGCTGTTGAGCACCGTGGGTATTGCCCCCATCGGGGGCGATTCCCGGTTTACATTCGGCTTTTCCCCCCTGCAAGGAGGGCTGGACCTGGTCGTGGTGTTGATCGGTTTGTTCTGCATCCCGGAAGTGATCGCCATCATGGGGAGGCGGGGATTGCAGGATCAACCATCCTACCAGCCGGTGAAGGGGGTGGCGGCCCATGTGATCAAAAGGTTGATCCGGCGCCCTCTCCTGTTTCTTCGCTCCTCTGTCATCGGCATTGTGACGGGGGTCATTCCCGGTGCGGGGGGGAATGTGGCCAGCCTGCTGGCTTATGACGCAACGGTCCGTTTCGACAAAAACAAAGAGGAGTATGGGAGAGGAAAGATCGAAGGGGTGGCAGCTTCGGAGACAGGAAACAATGCCGAGGTGGGAGGGTCGCTGGTGCCTCTCCTCTCCCTGGGGATTCCCGGAGCGGCACCGGCCGCCGTGTTGATGGGGGCGCTCTTGATCCAGGGAATCACACCCGGCCCGGACCTGTACAAAAATTACCCCGATCTGGTCCACACCTTTGTCGGTGCGTTTATTGCGGCCAATGTGGTGATGTTTGTGATGGCCTTTTATGGCGCCCGGTATGTGGCCCGGCTTTTAAATCTGCCTTCCCATACCCTGGTTCCCTTGATTGTGATGTTGACGGTGATCGGCTCCTACGCCATCCGCAACAACCTCCTCGACGTGGCGATGATGGTCGGATTTGGGATCGTGGGCTATCTGTTGAAAAAAGTGGGGTTTGAGCCGGGCCCCATCGTCCTGGGGCTGATTCTCGGATCGATTGCGGAAACGGGGCTGGCCCAGTCCATGTTGATCGGGCAGGCCAAGGGCGGCATCTGGATGGTGTTTCTGAGCCGGCCGATCACTCTCGCCTTGATCGGTCTCTGTCTGATCTCCCTCGGCTCCTCCTGGTGGATGCTACGGTCCGGGAGGCGTGAACGAAGAGAGAAGAAGGGGGACGGAGGCCGGCTCGGGGGGGATCTGTGGGCTTCCTTGGGTTTTATCCTGGTGGCGGTGATCGCTCTGGGGCATCTTCCGGGTCTGAACAAGATGAGCGCCGTTTTTCCCGGGACAGTGGGAGTGATCCTTCTCTGCCTCGGAGTCGTCTGTCTGGTCCAAAGCTTGTTTGGCAGATGGAAACCGGCAGAGAAGGGGGCGGTTCCAGCCTCTTCGGTGGTGGTGTTGTCCCTGGGCATGGCAGGGTATGTCCTGTTGATCCCTTGGCTGGGTTTTTTGGCGGCCACTCTGTTGTTCGCAGGGATGGTCACCTGGTTTCTTTCCCGGAGGGAGAGGAGTTTCCGGGGCGTTGTCGTCTCTCTCCTGATCGGTCTCCTTTTGTACTCAGTCTTCCGTTGGATTTTTATGGTACCTTTCCCCGAGGGATGGTTGCTTTGA
- a CDS encoding acyl-CoA dehydrogenase produces the protein MFNEETVRAIREQSHEMEQTGQLTSQVLELIYDHNLFKLFVPGELDGNMTPLPDALRIFEETAWIDGSLGWLVNIGSGGGFFTSAISPEVSKTLFANREAVIAGSGFPAGRAKRVEGGFVVSGQWKYCSGSTHATIFTANAVIENGSSSVRSFIFLPEQVRILRDWNAFGLKATASHSIIVEEVFVPEEMTFDLIHHPYHFHDPIFHYPFVPFAQASFAATAIGIGRHFLEEANHLLEKNRATWATSSPDRVSFVNDKIEEMEHLFNRRVDDFYKIVDDSWAQHLRQQPLTEEGQQQISLKCQETAQAVLRCAGSIFPFLGIQAVMEEAPVNRTWRDLQTACQHTLLIPFREIDITNKD, from the coding sequence ATGTTCAACGAAGAAACAGTACGTGCCATCCGGGAGCAATCCCATGAAATGGAACAAACCGGCCAACTGACCTCCCAAGTCCTGGAGCTCATCTATGATCACAACCTGTTCAAACTGTTTGTCCCCGGGGAACTGGACGGCAACATGACTCCGCTGCCCGATGCCCTGAGAATTTTTGAGGAGACCGCCTGGATCGACGGTAGTCTGGGCTGGTTGGTCAATATCGGCTCCGGCGGAGGGTTTTTCACCTCAGCCATTTCGCCCGAGGTCTCCAAAACCCTGTTTGCGAACAGAGAAGCGGTGATCGCCGGCAGCGGCTTCCCCGCCGGCAGGGCAAAGCGAGTTGAAGGCGGATTTGTGGTGAGCGGGCAATGGAAATATTGCAGCGGCTCCACCCATGCCACGATCTTCACCGCCAACGCCGTCATCGAGAACGGATCATCGTCGGTCCGTTCCTTCATCTTTCTGCCGGAACAGGTACGGATCCTCCGGGATTGGAATGCCTTCGGCCTGAAAGCGACAGCCAGCCATTCCATCATCGTGGAAGAGGTGTTTGTGCCGGAGGAGATGACCTTCGATCTCATCCACCACCCCTATCACTTCCACGATCCGATCTTTCACTACCCCTTCGTACCCTTTGCCCAGGCCTCTTTTGCCGCAACCGCCATCGGGATCGGCCGGCACTTCCTGGAGGAAGCAAACCACCTCCTGGAAAAAAACAGAGCCACCTGGGCTACCTCTTCCCCGGATCGGGTCTCTTTTGTGAACGATAAGATAGAGGAGATGGAACATCTCTTCAACCGAAGAGTGGACGACTTTTATAAAATCGTGGATGACTCCTGGGCGCAACATCTCCGTCAACAACCCCTCACTGAAGAGGGGCAACAACAGATCAGCCTCAAGTGCCAGGAGACCGCCCAGGCCGTCCTGCGATGTGCCGGATCCATCTTCCCCTTTCTCGGAATCCAGGCAGTGATGGAGGAGGCCCCCGTCAACCGCACCTGGCGGGATTTGCAAACCGCCTGCCAGCACACCCTGCTGATCCCGTTTCGGGAGATAGACATCACAAATAAGGACTAG
- the recQ gene encoding DNA helicase RecQ, producing the protein MFLKPLELLERYYGYSSFRPGQEWIIGSILDGHNTFAIMPTGGGKSICYQIPALMMEGLTLVVSPLISLMKDQVDHLNQLGIPAAYINSTLSFEEMQQHLRDASRGAYKLVYIAPERLESPRFQSLLREVPLSLVTVDEAHCISQWGHDFRPSYRSIAHWLRELPHRPVIAAFTATATREVREDIARLLSIPPNRVFATGLERKNLSFSVLHGENVRDFAVKHLKEHPGQPGIFYCSTRKDVEALHRFLTQRGFAVGRYHAGLSEEERRQAQEDFAYDRVQAIVATNAFGMGIDKSNVRFVIHCQVPRNLESYYQEAGRAGRDGEESDCILLFNPADIRTQQYLIEQSELAPELKSREHQKLQEIYRYAHTQGCLQQTFVRYFGEEAREPCGTCSNCTAEEEQTDVTVEAQKIFSCVRRMRERFGITLTAQVLKGSKAKRVLELGFDSLPTYGLLRSHSEKEINHRIRILAAEGYLRLSEDEYPTLSLTPAAVEVLKGERQVLLRLKKPKERTTPRREDLFEELRVLRKSLSEAEQVPPYMIFPDSTLTDLARVLPMDRESMRAVKGVGEKKLEKYGDRFLAAIREYAEKQGITPDAGEQEVAATLSTEKKSDSPPSHLTTWSLWQEGKNLDEISRERGLSPTTLENHLLRAAGEGHPVDWDRLIPAGEEPLIRQAIEKVGGTLLKPIKEALPEEITYTAIKAVLAKMSDSS; encoded by the coding sequence ATGTTTTTGAAACCGCTGGAGTTGTTGGAACGGTATTACGGCTACTCCTCTTTCCGCCCGGGACAGGAGTGGATCATCGGGAGCATCCTGGACGGGCACAACACCTTTGCCATCATGCCCACCGGTGGCGGGAAATCGATCTGTTACCAGATTCCCGCCCTGATGATGGAAGGGTTGACCCTGGTGGTCTCCCCCCTGATCTCCCTGATGAAAGACCAGGTGGACCATCTGAACCAGCTGGGCATCCCCGCCGCCTATATTAACAGCACTCTCTCCTTTGAAGAGATGCAGCAACATCTGCGGGATGCCTCCCGGGGCGCTTACAAGCTTGTCTACATAGCACCGGAACGACTGGAGTCTCCCCGTTTTCAGTCCCTGCTGCGGGAGGTGCCCCTCTCGCTGGTCACCGTCGATGAGGCCCACTGCATCTCCCAGTGGGGACATGACTTCCGGCCCAGTTACCGGTCCATTGCCCACTGGCTCAGAGAACTGCCCCACCGACCGGTGATCGCCGCCTTCACAGCAACTGCCACCCGGGAAGTGCGGGAAGATATTGCCCGGCTTCTCTCCATCCCGCCCAACCGTGTCTTTGCCACCGGATTGGAGCGAAAAAACCTCTCTTTCTCCGTCCTTCACGGAGAGAATGTGCGGGATTTTGCTGTGAAGCACCTGAAGGAGCATCCGGGACAACCGGGGATCTTCTACTGCTCCACCCGCAAGGATGTGGAAGCACTCCACCGCTTTTTGACACAACGGGGATTTGCGGTGGGCCGCTACCATGCCGGGCTGTCGGAGGAAGAGCGGCGACAGGCCCAGGAAGATTTCGCCTATGACCGGGTGCAAGCCATTGTCGCCACCAATGCCTTCGGAATGGGCATCGATAAGTCCAACGTCCGCTTCGTCATCCATTGTCAGGTGCCCCGCAATCTGGAATCCTACTATCAGGAGGCGGGACGGGCCGGCCGGGACGGGGAGGAGAGTGACTGCATTCTGCTCTTCAATCCTGCGGATATCCGCACTCAGCAATACCTGATCGAACAGTCGGAGCTGGCACCGGAGTTGAAGAGCAGGGAACATCAAAAACTGCAGGAAATATACCGCTACGCCCATACCCAGGGATGTCTGCAACAAACCTTCGTCCGCTACTTCGGGGAGGAAGCAAGGGAGCCCTGCGGCACCTGCAGCAACTGTACTGCTGAAGAGGAGCAGACCGATGTGACCGTGGAAGCACAAAAGATTTTCTCCTGTGTCCGCCGCATGCGGGAGCGCTTCGGCATCACCCTGACCGCCCAGGTGCTGAAAGGATCCAAAGCCAAACGGGTGTTGGAATTGGGCTTCGATTCCCTTCCCACCTATGGCCTCCTCCGCTCCCACTCCGAAAAGGAGATCAACCATCGAATCCGGATCTTGGCGGCAGAAGGGTATCTTCGCCTCAGCGAGGATGAGTACCCCACCTTATCCCTCACACCTGCCGCCGTAGAAGTGCTGAAGGGGGAGCGCCAGGTGTTGCTCCGGTTGAAAAAACCGAAGGAGCGGACCACTCCCCGCCGGGAGGATCTGTTTGAGGAGTTGCGTGTACTGCGGAAATCCCTCTCCGAAGCGGAACAGGTCCCTCCCTATATGATCTTCCCGGACAGCACTCTGACCGACCTGGCCCGGGTACTTCCCATGGACCGGGAAAGCATGCGGGCGGTCAAAGGGGTGGGAGAGAAGAAACTGGAGAAGTATGGAGACCGATTCCTCGCCGCCATTCGGGAGTATGCAGAAAAACAGGGGATCACTCCCGATGCAGGTGAGCAGGAAGTGGCTGCCACCCTCTCAACGGAGAAAAAATCCGATTCCCCACCCAGCCACCTGACCACCTGGAGCTTGTGGCAGGAGGGAAAAAACCTGGATGAGATCAGCAGGGAACGGGGACTCTCTCCCACCACACTGGAAAACCATCTCCTTCGTGCCGCCGGGGAAGGCCACCCGGTGGACTGGGACCGACTCATCCCCGCAGGAGAAGAGCCCCTGATCCGACAGGCCATCGAGAAAGTGGGGGGCACCCTGCTCAAACCGATCAAGGAAGCATTGCCGGAAGAAATCACCTATACCGCAATCAAGGCGGTGCTGGCCAAAATGTCGGATTCATCCTGA